The following nucleotide sequence is from Candidatus Lernaella stagnicola.
ATCACGTATGCCGACCTCCTGCGACGCGTCGTGGCGTTGGCCGAGGATCTGCAAGCCCGCGGCATGACGCCCGGCGATCGTGTCGTCCTGCAAGTGCCCAACGGTATCGAGTTCGCCGTTACCGCGCTGGCTACCCTTCTGGTCGGTGGCGTTCCCCTACTGATTGAACCCGGCCTCGGCGACGAAGTGTACCTGTCGCGCGTGAAGGTGAGCGAACCGCGCTGGCTGCTCGTGCATCCGCTGATCTCGTGGCTGAATCGTATTCCCGGCGCCCGCTCGTTTCTGCAACGTCGGGAGTTGGATGTACCGCCGGTCCCGCCGCTTACCGGGGACATGCAAAAAGTCGTCATCACCGCCAAACGAATCGAACGGTTAGCCGCCGGGGATGTCGCGGTCGAATCCTTCGTTCCCGTCGAGCGAAAGCCCGAAGACGACGGCATTATCGTCTTTACCGGCGGTACGACCAGCCTGCCCAAAGGCGTACGACTTTCCCACGGCGCGCTCGGCCAATACATCGCCAATATTTCCTCAGCCGTCGAAGGGCAGGTTTTAGAAAACTTCCTGGCCGACACGCCGCAGCAAGTTCTTTATGCGCTACGTTTGGGAAAAACCGCGTACATCACCAAGGGCCGTAAACAGAAGCGGGCGCGGCATGTCCTCTCCCTGATTCGCGCGGGGGCGATCGATGCGTACTTCGGCTCCCCCTACGTGTGGATGGAAATGATGTCCCAGGCCGGGCCCGACTCCGCGCACCTGCCGAACTCGATGCGCACCGTTCTGCTGGGCGGCGCGCCGGTAACCGCCGACTTCCTGCGCGTGCTTTCGAATTGGCTGGCACCGGGTACGGCCATTTTGGCGCTTTACGGGATGACCGAAGCGGGGCCGGTGTGCGCCGTTCGCGCCGAGGAAAAAATCGCCTACGACGGCGATGGCGACATAGTCGGAAAAACGTTAACCGACGTGCGAGTGGAGATCACGAACGCCAATGAAAACGGTGTCGGCGACGTGGTCGTGCACAGCCCTTCCCTGTACTCGGGCTATTTGGGGCAAGAGCCGCGCGGCGCGGAAGAGGGTCTGCAAACCGGCGACCTGGGTCGTATCGTCGAGTTCGCCGGCCAGCCCATGCTCACGTTGCTCGGGCGCGCCAAGGACATGATCATTCGCAACGGCGTCAACATCTACCCGGCTTCCTTCGAAGCCGCCATCCGCGAAATCGCCGACCACGCGGGCCGTCGTCTGCTGCGCGAGTGCGCCATGGTCGGCCTGTGGAATCCGACGCGGCAGGATGAGGACGTCGTATTGTGTCTGCAACCGGCGGCGGGCGTGGACCTTTCGGTCGAAAGCATCAAGGATGATGTCACGCACCTTTGCGGCACCGACGCCAAGCCCGACCACTTCCTGCTGCTCGACCCGATCCCGGTGACCGGCCGTCAAAACAAAGTCGATAAAAAGGCGGTGCGTGAGTACGCCTCGCGCGAGTTGAGCCTGCCTCTGCGTCAGGAGGAAGCGCGATGACCGCCATCGCCCCGGAATGGGACGCGCTGCCGGGGGCGGTGATGCCCTTCGATTGGCGCGCGTTCGCCGATAAGCACCGCATCGCTTTCCGCGAGTTGGGCGGCATCGGAGCCGTCGCCGGGCCGGCAGCGTTTCGTTTGGCGCTGTTTGCCGCAAGTCAGATCGGTTGGCTGCTGGACGACATCGTCGACCCGCGCTGGCGGGAAACCGAAATGCGCGGTCCGCTATTCATTTTGGGCCACCAACGTTCCGGCACGACTTTTCTGCACCGCTTGCTGGCCGGGGACGAAACGCATGCGCGTTCGCTGCTGTTTCACGAGATGATCCTACCCGCCTCCAGCGTGCAAAACGCCTTGGCGCGACTGGCCGCATGGGACCGGGGCCGCGGCGGTCGCTTGACGGATTGGTTTCAGTCCAAGCAGAACGAAAAATTCGGCCCGTTGGATAACATCCATCGGTTGCGTTTCGACGAAGTGGAAGAAGATGAGTTCGTGCTGTGGGCCATCTACGCCTCGGCGATGTGCGTCAACGACAGTCCCATCTCGACGGCGAACGAAAACCTGGATTTCCTGCGGCACTACGAAAGCTGGCCGGAGCGGCAAAAAATTCGCGCCCTGAACTGGTACAAAGCCTGTGTGCTGAAAAAGGTCCACCGCGAAACGAAAGTCGCCGGCCAGGCCGTGTGGGGAGTTTCGAAAAACCCGGCGTTCAGTCAGAAGGCACCCGATTTGCTGAAGGTTTTCCCCGACGCGCGGATGCTCTATCTGCTGCGAAATCCCATGGAAACCATCCCCTCGCGGTTGAGTTTGATCCGCGCGATTTGGCGCCACCGTTTTCCCGGTTTCCAGGACATGACACCCCAGCAGGTCAAAACCATCGTCGCCGACAGCATCCGAACCTACCTGTATGCCGAGCGCGACCTCGCCGCCCTACCCGATGCGGGCAAACTGGTGATCCGCTACGAAGACCTGACGGCC
It contains:
- a CDS encoding class I adenylate-forming enzyme family protein → MNAASAYLDAPAAAPDRVAICEPSGRAITYADLLRRVVALAEDLQARGMTPGDRVVLQVPNGIEFAVTALATLLVGGVPLLIEPGLGDEVYLSRVKVSEPRWLLVHPLISWLNRIPGARSFLQRRELDVPPVPPLTGDMQKVVITAKRIERLAAGDVAVESFVPVERKPEDDGIIVFTGGTTSLPKGVRLSHGALGQYIANISSAVEGQVLENFLADTPQQVLYALRLGKTAYITKGRKQKRARHVLSLIRAGAIDAYFGSPYVWMEMMSQAGPDSAHLPNSMRTVLLGGAPVTADFLRVLSNWLAPGTAILALYGMTEAGPVCAVRAEEKIAYDGDGDIVGKTLTDVRVEITNANENGVGDVVVHSPSLYSGYLGQEPRGAEEGLQTGDLGRIVEFAGQPMLTLLGRAKDMIIRNGVNIYPASFEAAIREIADHAGRRLLRECAMVGLWNPTRQDEDVVLCLQPAAGVDLSVESIKDDVTHLCGTDAKPDHFLLLDPIPVTGRQNKVDKKAVREYASRELSLPLRQEEAR
- a CDS encoding sulfotransferase, with the translated sequence MTAIAPEWDALPGAVMPFDWRAFADKHRIAFRELGGIGAVAGPAAFRLALFAASQIGWLLDDIVDPRWRETEMRGPLFILGHQRSGTTFLHRLLAGDETHARSLLFHEMILPASSVQNALARLAAWDRGRGGRLTDWFQSKQNEKFGPLDNIHRLRFDEVEEDEFVLWAIYASAMCVNDSPISTANENLDFLRHYESWPERQKIRALNWYKACVLKKVHRETKVAGQAVWGVSKNPAFSQKAPDLLKVFPDARMLYLLRNPMETIPSRLSLIRAIWRHRFPGFQDMTPQQVKTIVADSIRTYLYAERDLAALPDAGKLVIRYEDLTADPRKTVLSIYRHFKLPGPDESLAARLNELKKRRRRHESKHRYSLAEFHLTENGLREQLKTVFQHHEF